The segment TCCACTTGGAGCATTTTTTACCCCTTGGCAGAATTAACCCACCACTGTATTCACCTGAACATGAGTGGAGGCTGAACCATGAGATCCACAGTGCTGTCCACAAAGCCGTGCGTGACTTTGTGTCCTCGTGGTATCGTACTCTGGTGCCTGAAGTGGAGGGGGAGTTTGAACACGTAGTGCGCAATTCCATGTTGGAGTCAGTGATGGAGCTGAAGGAGCGTGCACGGCAAGTGGACAGAAAAGCATTGGTTCAACGGCTGCTAGAGCTGTATGGCTGTCACCTGCAGAGCTACATGGCAGCAAGACAGATCCAGGCCACTCAGAAGGAGAACTTTAGCCTCTGGCAGCTCTACAGTGAAGTAGACGCCGCTCATCCAGCTGTGCGAAGTGCAGCTACGGAGCTCAGCTACTCAAGAGCTCTCGTTAACCTTGTCCTACATGTCCTTGTTCCATATCCACAAATGGAAAGTAGGACTGGAGGTTATGTGGTTACAGAACTCATCACCTGCAGTGTGCTATTGCCACTGATAAGCAGAGTGTCCGATCCCGACTGGCTTAACCAGATCATTGTGGACATATTCACCAGGACCAGAGAACCACAGCACACCAGTGTGGATGAGCTCCTGTCACCTGCATTATACAGAAGTGAGTCCTGGACTACCTGCAGGTCACCGTCTTCTTCAGAACAAACAGGGTTTGCCACTTAAAGCCCATCTGACCTTCATGATCCCCAGAGCCAGAGTACGATCTGTGAATCGAActcatcacacagcagcatggTCAGCCTGATGTCTGCTGAGCATAAAACAAACTGCCACGCAGGTCTGCTCACGCCATGCAAAGTAAACTGCTGTTCATTCACATCAGGCCCTTGCTCTCACTTATCCAAGTCTAAAATGGTTTCACTGGACTCCATGATTCGGTCAGACTCAGAGGATGACCTTACCGGTGGCTTTTGTGACTGTGGTCCTCCGACAAACATATGCAACATGATcactttaaaaaatgaagaGGTGTTTGGCTGCTTTGGTCCTCTGAAAAACCTTGGGTCAAAGGTGACTGCGCCAGAGGACACTCAGTGGCCTGCAGACAGAGCCCAAGAAAAATCCCCAACTTGTCCTCCACGAAGACTTCATCTAACCTCCTACAACTTTGATACTCCCAACAACGCAGCTGCACCTGTAAACATCCAGAACGTGCACATTTGTGGTACTGTAACTGCAAAGGATCAGCGTGGCACTAGCACACATCCTTGTACTCTTTACACTGTAAAGGTAACACCACCTCCTTTTTCAGTTTATGTTTGACTGACATCTTAATACGTGTTATTGATTATCACTCACTGTCTTACAGTTTGACAAAGTAGCTGCGGCAGAAAACGGTGCCACTCTGCAACCTGCAGCCTGCCACACTGTCAACCGGAGATACAGCGAGTTCCTCAACTTACAGACACGTTTAGAGGAGAACCCTGAAGTGAAGAAACTAATCAGGAGTGAGAAATTATGCTCTGCTTTAACTGATCATTGAACTCGAGAATTACAAAGCAGGGAATTCATTTTCAGTCAATGTTCTGCATTTCAGATGTCAAAGGTCCAAAGAAAATGTTCCCTGACCTCCTGTTTGGCAATGGAGACAACGAGAAGATTGAAGGCCGTAAAAGCCAACTGGACACTTTCCTAAAAGTAGGCATTAGGATCATATCTTCACTCTATATGATCAATCATCTTTTGTGAGCCCTGTGACAtgactgctgcttttctttagCAATTAAGCAGCATTCCTGAGACATCCAACAGTGAGGACATGCAGGAGTTCCTGGCTCTCAACTCCGATGCTTGTACATATTTTGGAAGAAGGCCTGTTGCTAAGTCAAAAATTGATAAGGTGAGAATGAATCTACACAGTGTTGATATTGTGAAGAGAGCTAGAAAGTAAAATAGTTTGTGTTGGATCAGTCAACATTTCTTTGAtcaaattatataaaattacCATAATGAAACTGATCAAGTCTTGatgaaaatgaatatgaattGTGCAAAGATTTCAGAAACATCCTTATCTGTGATCCAACAAGGTATTTATGTTGTGTAATGTATGAAATTTAATCATGACAATCCATTTCCAACTTGATTACCATTAAAGATGATGGAAAATGCTTTAGACACCTTGAAAACAGCTTTCCCTCATCCTGAGCTTCTCAGCCCAACGGAGGATCTTGACGGAGATGGTGATGGACGAACGATGGACAGAAAGCACAGGTGAAAGCTTCATATCTCTCCAGTAGATTTGCATCATTTTTCACCATGTGATcctgaaaaacacagcattgtACCCCGTGaccctctgcagcagcagttcagccTAAAACTTTGAACTTGATGTGATTCATTTAAATGaggatttctgtttttgtgtttcagcacTAGGAGGCTCATGTTCCCGAGCAAAATCTCGCCCTCTCTGAATATACCTGACCTACATCCTAAAGTGACATACTGCTTTAGTGAAGGCAGTGCTGTAAGTTAACATGCTGCATTTGAAATCTTTGAAACAGATACGGCACAGTGCTGagtttttgcttttcttattGTGACTGTCTAGGTTCTCAGTGGTATGTCCCTGTCTGGTCTGGAGAGCTTCGTCAAAG is part of the Anabas testudineus chromosome 14, fAnaTes1.2, whole genome shotgun sequence genome and harbors:
- the snx19a gene encoding LOW QUALITY PROTEIN: sorting nexin-19a (The sequence of the model RefSeq protein was modified relative to this genomic sequence to represent the inferred CDS: substituted 1 base at 1 genomic stop codon), coding for MPSTKSTNHRTLSELLGQPRLLGLGALLAWLVLFHLLVNVWLLCVFTSLLVVLGGWLGSRALLDANSLLHLEHFLPLGRINPPLYSPEHEWRLNHEIHSAVHKAVRDFVSSWYRTLVPEVEGEFEHVVRNSMLESVMELKERARQVDRKALVQRLLELYGCHLQSYMAARQIQATQKENFSLWQLYSEVDAAHPAVRSAATELSYSRALVNLVLHVLVPYPQMESRTGGYVVTELITCSVLLPLISRVSDPDWLNQIIVDIFTRTREPQHTSVDELLSPALYRSESWTTCRSPSSSEQTGFATXSPSDLHDPQSQSTICESNSSHSSMVSLMSAEHKTNCHAGLLTPCKVNCCSFTSGPCSHLSKSKMVSLDSMIRSDSEDDLTGGFCDCGPPTNICNMITLKNEEVFGCFGPLKNLGSKVTAPEDTQWPADRAQEKSPTCPPRRLHLTSYNFDTPNNAAAPVNIQNVHICGTVTAKDQRGTSTHPCTLYTVKFDKVAAAENGATLQPAACHTVNRRYSEFLNLQTRLEENPEVKKLIRNVKGPKKMFPDLLFGNGDNEKIEGRKSQLDTFLKQLSSIPETSNSEDMQEFLALNSDACTYFGRRPVAKSKIDKMMENALDTLKTAFPHPELLSPTEDLDGDGDGRTMDRKHRLMFPSKISPSLNIPDLHPKVTYCFSEGSAVLSGMSLSGLESFVKEQERLLCEESGREAAKRSSEHAGRDKKSHGTDTAVADVALNILCLLMKDQWSWLCTENIQKTIRLLFGTFIERWLDVGVAHLTSASCWVIYLQVLQETVWPGGTLPVQPRPERRAAEKQETKEQCLNCLMQLLPELITDMLGSEKYRLSVETMLESLQDYQINKHLIYCVCDLLLELLIPESRDELFQRSLLQSLAKDTERDNPYR